From the Daucus carota subsp. sativus chromosome 8, DH1 v3.0, whole genome shotgun sequence genome, one window contains:
- the LOC108197660 gene encoding probable F-box protein At4g22030, with protein MASLQATTLLFASSCSSFSTKTNCQRSITTRASLNIPNNALSSLSLPKFQQRGSNVEELDFRRATNNYTQTHPGDTSPLSSYEETSTDPVVMAKLYAIMDSVADRIEMHKNICEQRNNWNSLLLTSINTITLAATTMVGLAATSSADGTALLSLKMSSTLLFMAAAGMLVMMNKIQPSQLAEEQRNATRLCKQLHSQIKTTIAIGNPTTRDVTEAMEKVLAIDKAFPLPLLGKMLEKFPSAVEPAVWWPQQRRKQAKGLGNGMYKNGWSERLEKEMKEIVGVLGKHDKADYIRLGQKALKLNKVLAVSGPLLTGLAAVGSVLVGNSSSPTVGAVGSVLGIVAGGMASVANTLEHGGQVGMVFELYRSNAGIFKEMEEYITSNLEEKDVERRENGEVLEMKVALQLGRSLSGLRDRADKGQFDEEFGSKLF; from the coding sequence ATGGCAAGTCTTCAAGCCACCACTTTGTTGTTTGCctcttcttgttcttctttctCAACTAAAACCAATTGCCAGAGAAGCATAACAACAAGGGCTTCCTTAAATATTCCCAACAATGCATTAAGCTCTTTGTCTCTTCCAAAGTTTCAACAAAGAGGGAGTAATGTAGAGGAGTTGGACTTTAGAAGAGCTACTAATAATTATACACAAACTCATCCTGGAGACACTTCTCCTCTGAGTTCTTACGAAGAAACTTCCACTGATCCGGTTGTGATGGCTAAGCTTTACGCGATAATGGACTCTGTAGCGGACAGAATTGAGATGCATAAGAACATTTGTGAGCAGAGAAACAACTGGAACAGCTTACTGTTAACATCAATCAACACGATTACACTTGCAGCCACGACTATGGTTGGCCTAGCAGCGACAAGTTCAGCAGATGGAACGGCTTTACTATCtttgaaaatgtcttcaacttTACTATTCATGGCAGCCGCAGGAATGCTAGTTATGATGAACAAGATCCAACCATCTCAATTAGCTGAGGAACAAAGAAACGCGACAAGATTGTGTAAGCAACTCCACAGCCAGATTAAAACGACAATAGCCATTGGTAATCCAACGACTCGAGATGTAACAGAAGCAATGGAGAAAGTATTGGCTATTGACAAAGCCTTCCCACTTCCATTACTAGGAAAAATGCTTGAGAAATTCCCAAGTGCAGTTGAACCTGCAGTGTGGTGGCCTCAACAAAGGCGAAAACAAGCAAAGGGACTTGGAAATGGAATGTATAAAAACGGATGGAGTGAAAGGCTAGAAAAGGAAATGAAGGAAATAGTTGGAGTTCTTGGGAAACATGATAAGGCTGATTATATTAGGCTGGGCCAAAAAGCTTTAAAACTAAACAAAGTGTTGGCTGTTTCGGGTCCTTTACTAACAGGGTTAGCTGCTGTTGGTAGTGTTCTTGTGGGGAACTCATCAAGTCCTACTGTTGGCGCAGTGGGATCTGTTCTTGGCATTGTGGCTGGAGGAATGGCTAGCGTTGCAAACACATTGGAACACGGTGGACAAGTGGGAATGGTGTTTGAATTGTATAGGAGTAATGCAGGTATATTTAAAGAAATGGAGGAGTACATAACATCAAATTTGGAGGAGAAGGATGTGGAGAGGAGAGAAAACGGAGAAGTTCTGGAAATGAAAGTGGCCTTGCAATTGGGAAGGAGTCTATCAGGGTTAAGAGACCGAGCTGATAAAGGACAGTTTGATGAAGAGTTTGGAAGCAAGCTCTTTTGA